In the genome of Arachis stenosperma cultivar V10309 chromosome 6, arast.V10309.gnm1.PFL2, whole genome shotgun sequence, the window tgattAGCAAGCCACGTTTGGCTTTAACTTCTTCCAATCCCTCTAAGCTTCGGTCATATATATAAGCCTTATTTagttctttctttcttactttttattttcttagtgAAACCATTGAAGataataattcttttattttttttgaaatatcttattataataataaaaataatttaaaaagtttaataaattttaaactcaaaatatcataaaatttaatttaattatttttaggatagttctctttaaataaaataataaattattgtttaattttttttaaaaattcgaGTGTTATAGTCGTCCGTTCCGCTTGTCTTTAGCATCGCCTTCCTCTTTGTTGCTTAGTCCGCAGTCTCGTTTCGTCCTACTTCTTGTCGCATTCGTTCTCATTAGCGTGCTAATTTTTCTGTTGGAAGTGGACCTCAGGTATTTTTGATGTGTTTAAGAGAAAGCGATTCATAGTTAACCGTGTGTATATTCAATCACattgattttgcatgccatgtACAACATCCTAATTTACATTGGAGAATGATTTAGGTAGAAGAACAACTTAAAAAATCACAATTTTTAAATTGTCAACACTGTTATATCTACAATTACGGTCCATTGCAAGCTAAgggtttaaattttttatttataattttgaatgtgttttagaaatattttgtatatcacttcataattttagatgtgttataattgttttttaatgtttaaatttaaattttatatttatgattttgaatgtgtttcaaaaatattttttgtataagttaataattttagatgtgttagATTCGCGGTAAATATCCGCATTCGATCCGAAAAATGCGAATACGATCCGCTCTGCACCCTTTGCGGATTGGATCGCCGATATCTGCTTTACATTCGTATATTCGATCCGCAGATTCGCAGATCcgcacaataataattaaaaataaataaatataaatatttggtattatatttatttgtttgtatgttttagttagtaattattattcatatattgtattattttatttttattatttaaaaaaaatttgattaaaaatattttaagaataaataaatttaaaaatgtgaaagaaatatttttattgaactttttagtttttacataAAAATGATTAAAGAAAAAATGTTCAATTAAGCAGATATATCTAATATTCGATCCGACACTAAAAAATACGGATATTATATCGTCCAATCCAATTTAATAAAAACTATTCAACTATATCTAATCCGATTCAATCTAAGTATATCCTATGTACAAGTAGCACTTTCCTGAAATCTTCCTTagaatatccaaaaaaaaaatgagctCCAAGTGTGTCGACATCAAAATCAAATGAAATTGTCAACCTTATATAAAGTTTCCTATCTATTTGCCAATTATTACGTGGCGCCAGCTAACTTATTCCTTCTTCTAGATACATCACTAAAGGCCAACTTTTTATACAAGCAAAACAAATAGtagtaaatatattttttaattaaaataaataaataaataaatatatctaAAACTTTCTAAAACCCTCCTAAAACCACAAGCTCCATATTTAAGTTTTCATGGCATAGCCACCACCATGTGGCCACCTTCACAAGAGACCATCTCTTCTACCAAAGCCGCCCTCTCCGTCGCTCCCTCTCTTGCTGCCACGGCAGTTCTCCTCCGGTCGATCGCCACCGACCTAATCCCGGAATCCCTCTACAATGGTGTCCAGTCCAATCTTTACAAGGTAAGCAACCATCTCTCCTCCAAACTCACCATCATCATTGAAGAACATAATGGCCTCGCTGGGAACCAAATGTTCGCGGCCGCAAACGTTTACTTGGGGTCCAAGTTATCCCCTCCAATGAAAAAATTAAAGGTTTACAAGCCCCAAAAGGAAGAGAATTTACAAGTTTGCATGGACAAGGATCAAGAGTTATGTGATTACTACAAAAATGTGAAACTCAAGTGGGTGCTTGTTTCTATGATCAACAACAATGTTAGTAGTAACAACCTTAACAAAAAGCGTGATCATAGTGTTTCCTATGAAGTTCGTTACTTTGAAGTAACATTTCACAAGAAACATTTGGACATGGTTTTGGGTTCTTACTTTCCTTACATTCTTCAAAAGGCTAAGGACattgaagaagagaagaagacgGTGAAGCTTCACACCATTGATTATAATGGAACAGATTATTGGAACTCTATTGTTCTTAATCACCCTTCAACTTTTGATTCTATAGCAATGGAGCCAGAGATAAAAGGTATGATACAACTATCTTTAATACCTTAAATTAGTCTCTCAAATTTTTTTGTCCTAcattttaatatctaaaaattttagttatcAAATTAGTCCATAAATTTTTATCTCCAGAATGAGACTGATTtgtttaacaaaataaaatgtgTTACTTTGGATATTATTATCAGAAATATGACTAATCTAATTCGAAAAACGATGTAGTAATAAGTTTGTATTGTATTATTAGGAATCTTGTTGGAAGATTTGAACTTGTTTTTGGGGAGGAAAGAATATTATAAGAGAGTTGGGAAGGCTTGGAAAAGAGGGTACCTTTTGTACGGACCaccaggaactgggaaatcaaGCTTGATAGCTGCCATGGCTAACTATCTAAGGTTTGATATATATGACTTGGATTTGAAAGAAGTGCAATGCAATTCAGATCTTAGGAGGTTATTGATTGGGACAGGAAGCAAGTCAATTTTGGTCATTGAAGACATTGATTGCTCTGTTCAATTGCACAATAGGGAAGATGCTCATGGAACCAATGATGATGATAAggtaaactttttttttttatattcaaataTAACATTTGAATCCCACTTTGTTTAAAATTCCTCACTTTTGGCACCTTATATATCATTAAAATGTGATTCCTTATTCTACCGAAGCATGCAAATTGCAAAACATAAGCATCATGTGAtgaaattttatgattttaattatgtatGCATATATGTTTGTTCTAATTAAGGTTACTCTGTCGGGGCTACTAAATTTCATTGATGGATTGTGGTCAAGTTGTGGAGAAGAAAGAATAGTGATATGCACAACAAATCACAAAGAACGTCTTGACCCTGCATTGTTGAGACCTGGTAGAATGGACTTGCACATTCACATGTCATATTGCTCTTTCACTGCTTTCAAGACACTGGCTTCTAACTACCTAAGAATTCATAACAATCATCATCCTATGTTTGATGACATACAAGGTTTGTTGGACAAGGTTAATGCAACACCTGCTGAGGTTGCAGGAGAGTTGATGAAGAGTGAAAATGTAGATATTGCACTCAAAGGCCTCATCAACTTCCTCCAAAGCAAGCACAAAACTTCCAAGTAATTATAGTTACTAAACTCAAACCTGTGATTACCTCAGGAAAGTTAACATGTTATTGATAAAGCAAAACAATGGCTATAGCATGACCTCTTTAGCATGAAttttcctctcttttttttttttaattttctatatataatttCTTTATTAGACACAGGATTAAGTTTGCTTAATTTGACTTCTCTGAAATGAGATTTGCAAagtaaaaatttgatttattatCTTTAGATTATTTTTATAACACTCAaataaggtttaattactctgttggttcCTATAGTTTcatgaaattttcaattaggttcctatactttttttctttttaattgaatccctacactaattttttttcaattaagtcatttttagtagtaattggcttaattttatagagacccaactaaaaaaaattagtataaagacctaaataataaaaaaaagagtgtagggacccaattaaaaaaaaaattagtacaaggactcaattaaaagaaaaaaaatatagggacctaattaaaaatttcacaaaattatAGGAACTAACAGAATAGTTAAACCCTCAAATAACAGTTTATAATTTAAGAGTagttatttttctctttaaatcTATTTATCTCAGAAGAGATAAATCCAATTTTACTTacgaaaatataaaaattgattgAAATTTAAGGTTATGAACACATCTTACTtaatcattaaatattaaaaatttgtgtATCAAAGAAATACTTTGTATTTAACTTGCCGCACATTAAAAAAATCAGTCACTTATAtagtatatatattaatataaaatatacacattaaaattagataaaacaatacatttatttatgtacatatataataactaatttttaatgtaCAGGTAACCTTTTTACAATCCTTTACTATCATGTTTAAATTTCTAATATATTCAATGTGATTTGATTGGCAAAATCTGTATGTAAAAAATGTTTTAAGATATATCTATACAGCCAGTGACGGATCTAGAAAATTTTGGTAGTGGGGACAAAATTTATATCAcatcataattatttttataataaaaataatatatgtatataaaaaattaaatattaaattatttattaattattatatatatgtgtataaatatatgtattgtttaacttatttttaatgtgtattttatattttaatatatattttatacaaataattattttttatgtacatataacataattattgttatgattatattttattattgtaaaatatgattagctttcaaaatatctaatatataaattacaatactaaaatagtaatttaaataataatatataatttaaatttctattattttagattttatattttaaaaaattaaataatttttctgtTAACTACCATcaaaatttctctctttttgtatatattactaaataattatttaaaaattcacttcctAACACAATTAGAAGTCgactcttatttatatttatagttaaaaaagttctttcaattaatACAGTTGctatgcaaaaattaaagctaatttgaaaagaagataaataatatttttttgagttgatttttaaaaaagaacactaattttgtttaaatttgaaaattgatCATTCTAAGTTTTAACGaatttctaatataaaaattttaaattgacgATTAAGTACcaaaaattgagtaaaaatttattgtggggtcaaatttaataatctaataggggcaaataaatattattattatatactactaaaaaaaattccaaattgTAGTGGGTGCGCTTGCCCCCACAACAATGTATGTAAAACCGTCCCTGTATACAGCGGAAATtgaaatataatattaataaatttgaaATATCACTTATCAACTTATTAATCAATACTCAAATTCATCATCGTGAAGCGTtatagaagagagagagaaagagagataAGTAGCCATTCATATAAAATTCCAGCATAATAGAATTTTATGCTGATGAGAATCCTTTATTACCTTGACATGACATGTTATTGAAAATCAATAAACTAGCACATAATTTCTATCTTTAAGAAGAAAAAACTATCATATgctaataattttttcttttaaagaaaaatgaatcCATCTTACATTGGTCTAAGTCTAGCTAGTGTGTAAAACACTCTAATTTCCTTTCATATTTTATCATGTAGAATCACATAATTTGGTCATTTTGCATTCCTCACACCCTTATGCAAGGGACAGGGAGAGAATGAAAAATGTGTTTAGCTTCTGCCTATCATGCTTCAATAAAACGAAGATACGTTGATAATCATGGCATGCCAAAAATCAATAACTAAAAGGAAGATAGCATCAAGTATTCTAACCTGTGGAGCCAAATGTATTTTGAGTTTTGGCCTGCTTCTCCTTCCATGCAACATCAACGGTCTTGTCAACCATTGGAACATACTCAGATAAACCACTAGCATGGCTATTGTTTTTCAGATTTTTATATAGGGTTGATAATGGATAGGAATAGGATgggattaatttttttgttaatattctACCTTACTCTATTCacaagttaaaatttttttaattctaatcCTACTTATATCTTAAAGTTTTAAACCCTACCCTATCCTACCCTATCCTATTTTATCtacagaaaaaataaatattttaagcaAATATAACATTCAATAgttcaaattttatatatattaataaaa includes:
- the LOC130933858 gene encoding AAA-ATPase At3g50940-like → MWPPSQETISSTKAALSVAPSLAATAVLLRSIATDLIPESLYNGVQSNLYKVSNHLSSKLTIIIEEHNGLAGNQMFAAANVYLGSKLSPPMKKLKVYKPQKEENLQVCMDKDQELCDYYKNVKLKWVLVSMINNNVSSNNLNKKRDHSVSYEVRYFEVTFHKKHLDMVLGSYFPYILQKAKDIEEEKKTVKLHTIDYNGTDYWNSIVLNHPSTFDSIAMEPEIKGILLEDLNLFLGRKEYYKRVGKAWKRGYLLYGPPGTGKSSLIAAMANYLRFDIYDLDLKEVQCNSDLRRLLIGTGSKSILVIEDIDCSVQLHNREDAHGTNDDDKVTLSGLLNFIDGLWSSCGEERIVICTTNHKERLDPALLRPGRMDLHIHMSYCSFTAFKTLASNYLRIHNNHHPMFDDIQGLLDKVNATPAEVAGELMKSENVDIALKGLINFLQSKHKTSK